From Streptomyces sp. 6-11-2, one genomic window encodes:
- a CDS encoding AAA family ATPase has translation MRLHRLDITAFGPFGGSQTVDFGALSAAGLFLLHGPTGAGKTSVLDAVCYALYGAVPGARQSGQGTTLRSDHAATGTRTQVTLDLTVAGRRLEVTRLPPWERPKKRGTGTTLDKAQSLLREYDATAGAWKDLSRSHQEIGEEITQLLGMSREQFCQVVLLPQGDFARFLRADAEARGKLLGRLFDTHRFAEVEKRLAERRRATEARVREGDAALLADAHRMQQAAGDAMELPELAPGEPGLAQAVLTAAAVARTTAREQLTVARCRLTSAESAHADAEASLHRVREVARLQRRSAEARERAERLAERAGAHREAQARMERGRKAGTVAPALELREAADAAHRRAAAAEARARAVLPAEFADAGAAGLAAAARRAAEELGGLEPARRAERRLADVVAERAAADRQERADDDVLQEAEAWLAGWETTRPALQTRIDTAQEAAALAERLALRLEPARQRLAAARVRDSLAADTEEARRRALASAEAAARAKDHWLDLKEQRLNGIAAELAASLADGEPCAVCGATEHPAPARKVAGHVDREAEERALDDHQDAEERRARHERRLGAVREELAAATAEAGDTPTAQLADEAGELEAELARARRDASALHAARQELHRAEQERERRLTDRRQAELRATSRLAQRDGLEREKTALEAELAQARGAAETVAARAAQLERRAALLTEAADAARTAGDSAERLKDADGRLAEAAFRAGFDTPEAASVALLDDAAHRELQRRLDVWHTEEAAVRAVLAEADTAAAAGLPPADLTAAEAAEAAAGRRVREASSARDAADRRCAELDRLSARAATGMRRLAPLREEYDRVARLASLTAGTSADNERKMRLESYVLAARLEQVAAAATVRLRRMSSGRYTLVHSDDRAGRGRSGLGLHVVDAWTGRERDTATLSGGETFFASLALALGLADVVTDEAGGVRLDTLFIDEGFGSLDDQTLDEVLDVLDALRERDRSVGIVSHVADLRRRVHAQLEVVKSRSGSTVRLRGAG, from the coding sequence GTGAGGCTGCACCGGCTCGACATCACCGCCTTCGGTCCCTTCGGCGGCTCGCAGACGGTCGACTTCGGCGCGCTGTCGGCCGCCGGGCTGTTCCTGCTGCACGGTCCCACCGGCGCCGGCAAGACCTCCGTGCTGGACGCCGTGTGCTACGCGCTGTACGGCGCGGTCCCCGGCGCCCGGCAGAGCGGGCAGGGTACGACCCTGCGCAGCGACCACGCCGCCACGGGCACCCGCACCCAGGTCACCCTCGACCTCACCGTCGCCGGACGCCGGCTGGAGGTCACCCGCCTGCCACCCTGGGAGCGCCCCAAGAAGCGCGGCACGGGCACGACGCTCGACAAGGCCCAGAGCCTGCTGCGCGAGTACGACGCGACGGCCGGTGCCTGGAAGGACCTCAGCCGCTCCCACCAGGAGATAGGCGAGGAGATCACCCAGCTGCTCGGAATGAGCCGCGAGCAGTTCTGCCAGGTCGTGCTGCTGCCGCAGGGCGACTTCGCACGGTTCCTGCGCGCCGACGCCGAGGCCCGGGGCAAGCTGCTCGGCCGGCTGTTCGACACGCACCGTTTCGCCGAGGTGGAGAAGCGCCTCGCCGAGCGCAGGCGCGCCACCGAGGCCCGGGTGCGCGAGGGCGACGCCGCGCTGCTGGCCGACGCGCACCGTATGCAGCAGGCGGCGGGCGATGCCATGGAGCTGCCGGAACTCGCGCCCGGCGAGCCCGGCCTGGCGCAGGCCGTCCTGACCGCGGCCGCCGTCGCCCGTACCACCGCGCGTGAGCAACTGACCGTCGCCCGTTGCCGGCTCACGTCCGCCGAGTCCGCCCACGCCGACGCCGAGGCGTCGCTGCATCGGGTACGCGAAGTGGCCCGGCTGCAACGGCGGTCCGCCGAGGCCCGGGAGCGCGCCGAGCGCCTGGCGGAGCGGGCCGGCGCCCACCGGGAGGCACAGGCGCGGATGGAGCGGGGGCGCAAGGCCGGGACGGTGGCACCGGCGCTCGAACTGCGCGAGGCCGCCGACGCCGCGCACCGCCGTGCGGCCGCCGCCGAGGCACGCGCGCGTGCGGTGCTCCCGGCGGAGTTCGCCGACGCCGGCGCCGCCGGACTGGCCGCCGCCGCGCGCCGCGCCGCCGAGGAGCTGGGCGGGCTCGAGCCGGCCCGCCGCGCCGAGCGGCGCCTGGCCGACGTCGTCGCCGAGCGCGCCGCGGCGGACCGGCAGGAACGCGCCGACGACGACGTCCTCCAGGAGGCCGAGGCCTGGCTCGCCGGATGGGAGACGACCCGGCCCGCGTTGCAGACGCGCATCGACACCGCCCAGGAGGCGGCCGCCCTGGCCGAGCGGCTCGCCCTGCGGCTGGAACCCGCGCGACAGCGGCTCGCCGCCGCCCGGGTGCGCGACTCACTGGCCGCGGACACCGAGGAGGCGCGGCGGCGGGCGCTCGCCTCCGCCGAGGCCGCCGCACGCGCCAAGGACCACTGGCTGGACCTGAAGGAGCAGCGCCTGAACGGCATCGCGGCCGAACTGGCCGCGAGCCTCGCCGACGGAGAGCCCTGCGCCGTCTGCGGCGCCACCGAACACCCCGCGCCCGCGCGGAAGGTCGCCGGGCACGTCGACCGCGAGGCGGAGGAGCGCGCGCTCGACGACCACCAGGACGCCGAGGAGCGGCGCGCCCGGCACGAGCGCCGCCTCGGCGCCGTACGCGAGGAGCTGGCCGCCGCCACCGCCGAGGCGGGCGACACCCCCACGGCACAACTCGCCGACGAGGCCGGGGAACTGGAGGCCGAGCTGGCCCGGGCCCGCCGGGACGCCTCCGCCCTGCACGCGGCGCGGCAGGAGCTGCACCGCGCCGAGCAGGAGCGCGAGAGGCGGCTGACCGACCGCAGGCAGGCCGAGCTCCGAGCCACCTCCCGGCTGGCCCAGCGGGACGGCCTGGAGCGTGAGAAGACCGCCCTGGAGGCGGAGTTGGCCCAAGCCCGGGGAGCCGCAGAGACCGTCGCCGCCCGCGCCGCCCAACTGGAGCGGCGGGCGGCACTGCTCACCGAGGCCGCCGACGCCGCACGCACCGCCGGGGACAGCGCCGAGCGGCTCAAAGACGCCGACGGACGGCTCGCCGAGGCCGCCTTCCGGGCCGGCTTCGACACCCCCGAGGCCGCGTCCGTCGCCCTCCTCGACGACGCCGCCCACCGTGAGCTGCAACGGCGCCTGGACGTCTGGCACACCGAGGAGGCCGCCGTGCGCGCGGTCCTCGCCGAGGCCGACACCGCGGCCGCCGCCGGGCTGCCGCCCGCCGACCTCACCGCCGCGGAGGCGGCCGAGGCAGCCGCGGGCCGGCGGGTGCGGGAGGCCTCGTCCGCACGGGACGCCGCCGACCGCCGCTGCGCCGAACTCGACCGGCTCTCCGCGCGCGCCGCGACCGGCATGCGCCGGCTGGCTCCGCTGCGCGAGGAGTACGACCGCGTGGCCCGCCTGGCCTCCCTCACCGCGGGCACCTCGGCCGACAACGAGCGCAAGATGCGCCTGGAGTCCTACGTCCTCGCGGCCCGCCTGGAACAGGTGGCCGCCGCCGCGACCGTGCGCCTGCGGCGCATGTCGTCCGGCCGGTACACCCTCGTCCACTCCGACGACCGGGCGGGCCGCGGCCGCAGCGGTCTGGGACTGCACGTCGTCGACGCCTGGACGGGCCGGGAGCGGGACACGGCGACCCTGTCGGGCGGCGAGACGTTCTTCGCCTCCCTCGCCCTCGCCCTCGGCCTCGCGGACGTCGTCACGGACGAGGCCGGAGGGGTGCGCCTGGACACGCTCTTCATCGACGAGGGCTTCGGCAGCCTCGACGACCAGACCCTGGACGAGGTCCTCGACGTCCTCGACGCCCTGCGCGAACGCGACCGCAGCGTCGGGATCGTCAGTCATGTCGCCGACCTGCGGCGCCGCGTCCACGCCCAACTCGAGGTCGTCAAGAGCCGGTCGGGATCGACCGTACGGCTGCGCGGAGCGGGCTGA
- a CDS encoding DUF885 domain-containing protein produces MSQTKSPLPRQVADAYVDELIALDPITGTYLGVKESSSRLPDTSPAGQQALADLARTTLARLDEAERQPGADSDIERRCARLLRERLTAELAVHDADEGLRTVSNIHSPVHSVREVFTITPSATDEDWAAIAERLRAVPAALRGYRESLALGLDRKLYGGPQPTAVFIEQLTEWSDTDGNGRGWFEDFVSEGPESLRAELDEAARAATAAVVELRDWMRDVYAPTIGDAPDTVGRERYARFSRYFNGTDLDLDEAYAYGWSEFHRLLGEMRQEAEKVLPGAGSPWVALAHLDEHGTHIEGVDEVRQWLQDLMDEAIEALDGTHFELAERVRKVESCIAPPGGAAAPYYTAPSADFSRPGRTWLPTMGETRFPVYDLVSTWYHEGVPGHHLQLAQWVHVAENLSRYQATVGGVSANAEGWALYAERLMDELGFLTDPERRLGYLDAQMMRAVRVIIDIGMHLELEIPADSPFHPGERWTPELAREFFGAHSSRPRDFVASELIRYLSMPGQAIGYKLGERAWLLGREKARQRHGAAFDAKAWHMAALSQGSLGLDDLVDELSQL; encoded by the coding sequence ATGTCACAGACCAAGAGCCCGCTGCCCCGTCAGGTCGCCGACGCCTACGTCGACGAACTCATCGCCCTCGACCCGATCACCGGTACCTATCTCGGCGTGAAGGAGAGTTCGAGCAGGCTGCCCGACACCTCGCCCGCCGGCCAGCAGGCGCTCGCGGACCTCGCGCGCACCACCCTCGCCCGGCTGGACGAGGCCGAGCGGCAGCCCGGCGCGGACAGTGACATCGAGCGCCGCTGCGCCCGCCTGCTGCGCGAGCGCCTGACCGCGGAACTGGCGGTGCACGACGCCGATGAGGGCCTGCGCACGGTGAGCAACATCCACAGCCCGGTGCACTCGGTGCGCGAGGTGTTCACGATCACCCCCAGCGCCACCGACGAGGACTGGGCCGCGATCGCCGAGCGCCTGCGGGCCGTGCCGGCCGCGCTGCGCGGCTACCGCGAGTCCCTCGCCCTCGGCCTGGACCGCAAGCTGTACGGCGGCCCGCAGCCGACGGCGGTCTTCATCGAGCAGCTCACCGAGTGGTCGGACACCGACGGCAACGGTCGCGGCTGGTTCGAGGACTTCGTCTCGGAGGGTCCCGAGTCCCTGCGCGCGGAGCTGGACGAGGCCGCCCGCGCGGCGACCGCGGCCGTCGTGGAGCTGCGGGACTGGATGCGCGACGTGTACGCGCCGACGATCGGCGACGCACCGGACACGGTCGGCCGTGAGCGCTACGCACGCTTCTCGCGCTACTTCAACGGCACGGACCTGGACCTCGACGAGGCGTACGCGTACGGCTGGTCGGAGTTCCACCGCCTGCTCGGCGAGATGAGGCAGGAGGCCGAGAAGGTCCTGCCCGGCGCCGGGAGCCCGTGGGTGGCCCTCGCGCACCTCGACGAGCACGGCACGCACATCGAGGGCGTCGACGAGGTCCGCCAGTGGTTGCAGGACCTGATGGACGAGGCGATCGAGGCGCTCGACGGCACCCACTTCGAACTGGCCGAGCGGGTGCGGAAGGTGGAGTCGTGCATCGCGCCGCCCGGAGGTGCCGCGGCCCCTTACTACACGGCGCCGTCCGCCGACTTCTCCCGGCCGGGCCGGACCTGGCTGCCGACCATGGGGGAGACCCGCTTCCCGGTCTACGACCTGGTCTCGACCTGGTACCACGAGGGTGTCCCCGGCCACCATCTCCAGCTCGCCCAGTGGGTGCACGTGGCCGAGAACCTCTCGCGCTACCAGGCCACCGTCGGCGGGGTCAGCGCCAACGCCGAGGGCTGGGCGCTGTACGCGGAACGTCTGATGGACGAACTCGGCTTCCTCACCGACCCGGAGCGGCGGCTCGGCTATCTGGACGCGCAGATGATGCGCGCGGTCCGCGTCATCATCGACATCGGCATGCACCTGGAGCTGGAGATTCCGGCGGACTCGCCGTTCCACCCGGGTGAGCGCTGGACTCCGGAGCTGGCGCGGGAGTTCTTCGGCGCGCACAGCAGCCGTCCGAGGGACTTCGTGGCGAGCGAGCTGATCCGCTATCTGTCGATGCCCGGCCAGGCGATCGGCTACAAGCTGGGCGAGCGGGCCTGGCTGCTGGGCCGGGAGAAGGCCAGGCAGCGCCATGGTGCCGCGTTCGACGCGAAGGCCTGGCACATGGCGGCCCTGTCGCAGGGCTCGCTGGGCCTGGACGACCTGGTGGACGAGCTCTCCCAGCTGTGA
- a CDS encoding Lrp/AsnC family transcriptional regulator, whose translation MAESVVLDPVDLHLLRLLQNDARTTYRDLAAQVGVAPSTCLDRVTRLRRSGLILGHRLRLDPAKLGRGLQALLSVQVRPHRRELVGPFVERIRALPESLTVFHLTGPDDYLVHVAVADMADLQRLVLDEFTARREVARVETRLIFQQWDCGPLLPPGAQPGTPSAKSD comes from the coding sequence ATGGCCGAATCCGTCGTACTGGATCCGGTGGATCTGCATCTGCTGCGGCTGTTGCAGAACGACGCCCGGACCACCTACCGCGACCTCGCCGCGCAGGTCGGGGTCGCTCCGTCGACCTGCCTGGACCGGGTGACCCGGCTGCGCCGCTCGGGGCTCATTCTCGGCCACCGGCTGCGGCTCGACCCCGCCAAGCTGGGCAGGGGTCTTCAGGCACTGCTGTCCGTGCAGGTCAGGCCGCACCGGCGGGAGCTGGTGGGGCCGTTCGTGGAACGGATCCGGGCCCTGCCGGAGTCGCTGACCGTGTTCCATCTGACCGGTCCGGACGACTACCTGGTCCATGTCGCGGTCGCGGACATGGCCGATCTCCAGCGCCTGGTCCTGGACGAGTTCACGGCCCGGCGGGAAGTGGCCCGGGTGGAGACGCGGCTGATCTTCCAGCAGTGGGACTGCGGCCCCCTGCTGCCGCCCGGCGCGCAGCCGGGCACGCCCTCGGCGAAATCGGACTGA
- a CDS encoding PLP-dependent aspartate aminotransferase family protein codes for MDTPLDSASTPAYDDVRTAPRALATEAVHAGRDDLARQGLHAPPIDLSTTYPSYDSRAEAARIDAFATDGAELDGTPVYGRLGNPTVARFETALARLEGTEAAVAFASGMAALSAVLLVRSAMGLRHVVAVRPLYGCSDHLLTAGLLGTEVTWTDPAGITDALRPDTGLVMVETPANPTLAEVDLRAVAHACGSVPLLVDNTFATPVLQRPAEQGARLVLHSATKYLGGHGDVMAGVVACDEELAGRLRQVRFATGGVLHPLAGYLLLRGLSTLPVRVRAASATAAELAARLADDPRVARVHYPSIGGAMVSFEVHGDPHAVIGGVGLITPAVSLGSVDTLIQHPASISHRIVDADDRRGAGVGDRLLRMSVGLEDVEDLWADLDRALGARPGQPQVKGLHQAMS; via the coding sequence ATGGACACGCCCTTGGACTCCGCGAGCACGCCCGCGTACGACGACGTACGCACCGCACCCAGAGCACTGGCCACCGAGGCAGTGCACGCCGGCCGTGACGACCTCGCCCGGCAGGGACTGCACGCCCCGCCGATCGACCTGTCCACCACCTACCCCTCCTACGACAGTCGCGCCGAGGCCGCCCGCATCGACGCCTTCGCCACCGACGGCGCCGAACTCGACGGCACCCCGGTCTACGGACGGCTCGGCAACCCCACCGTCGCCCGCTTCGAGACCGCCCTGGCCCGGCTGGAGGGCACCGAGGCCGCGGTGGCGTTCGCCAGCGGCATGGCCGCGCTGAGCGCGGTGCTCCTCGTCCGGTCCGCCATGGGCCTGCGGCACGTCGTCGCCGTGCGCCCGCTGTACGGCTGCAGCGACCACCTGCTCACCGCCGGGCTGCTCGGTACCGAGGTGACCTGGACCGACCCGGCCGGGATCACCGACGCGCTGCGCCCGGACACCGGCCTGGTCATGGTCGAGACACCGGCGAACCCGACGCTCGCCGAGGTGGACCTGCGGGCCGTCGCCCACGCCTGCGGCTCCGTGCCGCTCCTCGTCGACAACACCTTCGCCACCCCCGTCCTGCAACGCCCGGCCGAGCAGGGCGCCCGACTGGTGCTGCACAGCGCCACCAAGTACCTGGGTGGCCACGGCGACGTGATGGCGGGCGTGGTGGCCTGCGACGAGGAACTGGCCGGACGGCTGCGGCAGGTGCGGTTCGCCACTGGCGGGGTGCTGCACCCGCTCGCCGGCTATCTGCTGCTGCGCGGGCTGTCCACGCTTCCGGTCCGGGTGCGGGCCGCCTCCGCCACCGCGGCGGAACTGGCCGCCCGCCTGGCGGACGACCCCCGCGTCGCCCGGGTGCACTACCCGTCCATCGGCGGTGCCATGGTCTCCTTCGAGGTGCACGGCGACCCGCACGCCGTCATCGGCGGCGTCGGCCTGATCACGCCGGCCGTGAGCCTCGGCAGCGTCGACACCCTGATCCAGCACCCGGCGTCCATCAGCCACCGCATCGTCGACGCGGACGACCGGCGGGGCGCGGGGGTCGGCGACCGGCTGCTGCGGATGTCGGTGGGCCTGGAGGACGTCGAGGACCTGTGGGCGGACCTGGACCGGGCGCTGGGGGCGCGGCCGGGACAGCCGCAAGTGAAGGGGCTGCACCAGGCGATGAGCTGA
- a CDS encoding GNAT family N-acetyltransferase, which produces MTREVSNMTWAKHGRRAHHWRRDLVELAALFTAVAVADGVANLIGHGPDGPALLVISAIALVATAAFHTWWARRHGHAPPADDTGTRPLATQQAGPAATGPAAAEAAPGDRTLWRMRTTVRDAPGSLASLCSALAARHVDILSLQTHPLAEGTVDEFLLRAPGGLEASGITRAIALAGGADTWIERADAHDLVDTPTRVLGLAARTALDAAELPLALRQLLGRCTIRSVPHRPAAAGDPQEVPAEGMLADTVMRLRAPTGGTITVERPYLPFTPTEFARARALVELDTRLGPRIPRGQDVLTLPEGEAITVRRADTGDLAAARAMQARCSARTLGLRYHGPVGDADRYLDHLLSPRFGRTLAARTASGRIVGLGHLLWDGDETEVALLVEDAWQRRGVGGELLGRLVAMAVEAGCATVYAVTQAANTGMVAAMRGLGLPLDFQIEEGTLVITARLEATPVASRLPYDAERAQAEQTQAEWSRLRD; this is translated from the coding sequence ATGACTCGAGAAGTGTCGAACATGACGTGGGCGAAGCACGGTCGCCGGGCGCATCACTGGCGGCGGGACCTGGTCGAACTGGCCGCGCTCTTCACGGCTGTCGCCGTGGCCGACGGGGTGGCGAACCTGATCGGTCACGGCCCCGACGGTCCGGCCCTGCTGGTGATCTCGGCGATCGCGCTGGTGGCCACGGCGGCCTTCCACACCTGGTGGGCGCGGCGCCACGGTCACGCACCGCCCGCGGACGATACCGGCACCCGGCCACTCGCCACCCAGCAGGCCGGGCCGGCCGCCACCGGCCCCGCGGCGGCCGAAGCGGCGCCGGGCGACCGCACGCTGTGGCGGATGCGGACAACTGTTCGGGACGCTCCCGGTTCGCTGGCCTCGCTCTGCTCGGCGCTGGCGGCCCGGCACGTGGACATCCTGAGCCTGCAGACGCATCCGCTGGCCGAGGGCACGGTGGACGAGTTCCTGCTCCGCGCTCCCGGCGGGCTCGAGGCGTCCGGCATCACCCGGGCGATCGCACTGGCCGGCGGTGCCGACACATGGATCGAGCGGGCGGACGCGCACGACCTGGTGGACACGCCGACACGGGTTCTCGGCCTGGCCGCGCGCACGGCGCTCGACGCAGCGGAACTCCCGCTGGCGCTGCGGCAGTTGCTGGGGCGGTGCACCATCCGTTCCGTGCCGCACCGGCCGGCGGCGGCCGGGGACCCGCAGGAGGTGCCGGCCGAGGGGATGCTCGCGGACACCGTGATGCGGCTGCGGGCGCCGACGGGCGGGACGATCACCGTGGAGCGGCCGTATCTGCCCTTCACGCCCACCGAGTTCGCGCGGGCACGCGCCCTGGTGGAGCTGGACACCCGGCTCGGACCGCGCATTCCGCGCGGCCAGGACGTGCTGACGCTGCCCGAGGGCGAGGCGATCACCGTGCGCAGGGCCGACACCGGCGACCTCGCGGCGGCCAGGGCGATGCAGGCGCGCTGCTCGGCGCGCACCCTCGGTCTGCGCTACCACGGGCCGGTCGGCGACGCCGACCGCTATCTCGACCACCTGCTGAGCCCGCGGTTCGGCCGCACACTGGCCGCGCGGACCGCCTCCGGGCGGATCGTCGGCCTCGGTCATCTGCTGTGGGACGGCGACGAGACGGAGGTCGCGCTGCTCGTCGAGGACGCCTGGCAGCGCCGCGGTGTCGGCGGCGAACTGCTGGGCCGGCTGGTGGCGATGGCCGTCGAGGCGGGCTGCGCGACCGTGTACGCCGTGACGCAGGCGGCCAACACCGGCATGGTCGCCGCCATGCGGGGCCTGGGCCTGCCGCTCGACTTCCAGATCGAGGAGGGCACCCTGGTCATCACGGCCCGGCTGGAAGCGACCCCGGTGGCCTCCCGGCTGCCGTACGACGCCGAGCGGGCACAGGCCGAGCAGACACAGGCCGAGTGGTCCCGCCTGCGGGACTGA
- a CDS encoding DUF6493 family protein produces the protein MTTLTEAMRAGRTAEVVGLLDAMTDAERRAFFPELKALRKELRATRWDGPSRRAYPALYVAGAACQTGAAGVASWISAADMRWPGVSPAVLLRVLAGRETDWLADLANRLAQRPATAQVPYELMSALVRLAGCPVPTTDAYVRGWVQQVGGNWRRGDTLLERLRTDPHLVPLVAALFEVNDIGGLLEWAADEGPAGWHGALAQLTAEGPLDRRATVDACVARLLRGGTNADHRAFLRVLTSLALTREEQRERVADWGALASDAVSPVASHAQSVLGTLALEGQLTHRHLADVSEAVLFRPERKLVRAQLVLLGKVLARDAGAADELLPAVAQAFGHEDAGVQERALKLAQRHVKKVRSAEVRVELASAADELIPPLRAQAVASLGAAPAEVAPAYEEVLPLLPEPARLAPAAASVVELAEEVGAALASDTGVTGFERALDGLVRHAHRDRDALLEALEPVVSRRWWDGADPFHDLRMDHQFGDSRGGFDGFAGLDLLLITLRGKLSTARLHAAIRPGAPHRTCVHGALSRAFDARLWEVAYRIRTDPLPFLLSTPTWSTGLLEPDELVERLDAYRRLGARVSAADFAQALLRVRRGDRPAAAAAAERAAALGTTEGRRLARWLTAGAPVLPAIRRRASGPHILAESGELPAWQEDLPDAFRALGRPSSAFAQSRYCAHWSGSAHPHWLAVLPELRELVAVRILRDLSAVAVDGSRGAASVLPLLAESGGEAGEATRLCVAYGLGARHPEDRLAAVDALLVLAARGQLDATRLGADLGELVRLGAVKPLRLAESLRTAASTGAYATVWGLLGHALPPLLSDLAADGPAGPVRGLGDLLAVAAECAERSGARGDLPHLARAADRRGSSRLVVEARRLRGALAMEVAA, from the coding sequence ATGACAACGCTGACGGAGGCGATGCGAGCCGGGCGGACGGCCGAGGTGGTCGGTCTGCTGGACGCGATGACCGACGCCGAACGCCGTGCTTTCTTCCCGGAGTTGAAGGCGCTGCGCAAGGAGCTGAGGGCGACGCGCTGGGACGGGCCGTCCCGCCGCGCGTATCCGGCGCTGTACGTGGCCGGGGCGGCGTGCCAGACGGGCGCGGCCGGCGTGGCGAGCTGGATCTCGGCCGCCGACATGCGCTGGCCGGGGGTCTCCCCCGCGGTGCTGCTCCGCGTCCTCGCCGGCCGGGAGACCGACTGGCTCGCCGATCTGGCGAACCGGCTCGCCCAGCGGCCCGCCACCGCGCAGGTGCCCTACGAGCTGATGTCCGCCCTGGTGCGTCTGGCGGGCTGCCCGGTGCCGACCACCGACGCCTATGTGCGGGGCTGGGTGCAGCAGGTCGGCGGCAACTGGCGGCGAGGCGACACCTTGCTGGAGAGGCTGCGTACGGACCCGCACCTCGTGCCGCTCGTGGCCGCGCTCTTCGAGGTGAACGACATCGGCGGCCTGCTGGAATGGGCGGCCGACGAGGGACCCGCCGGCTGGCACGGCGCCCTCGCACAGCTCACCGCGGAGGGGCCGCTCGACCGGAGGGCCACGGTCGACGCCTGTGTGGCCCGCCTGCTGCGGGGTGGCACGAACGCCGACCACCGGGCGTTCCTGCGGGTACTGACATCCCTGGCGCTCACGCGCGAGGAGCAGCGGGAGCGGGTGGCCGACTGGGGGGCGCTGGCCTCGGACGCGGTGTCTCCGGTGGCGTCGCACGCCCAGTCGGTGCTCGGGACCCTGGCCCTGGAAGGTCAGTTGACGCACCGTCACCTGGCGGACGTGTCGGAGGCGGTGCTGTTCCGGCCGGAGCGCAAGCTGGTGCGGGCGCAGCTCGTGCTGCTGGGCAAGGTGCTCGCCCGGGACGCCGGGGCGGCGGACGAGCTGCTGCCCGCCGTCGCGCAGGCCTTCGGGCACGAGGACGCCGGTGTGCAGGAGCGGGCACTCAAGCTCGCCCAGCGCCATGTGAAGAAGGTCCGCTCCGCCGAAGTGCGCGTCGAACTCGCCTCGGCCGCCGATGAGTTGATCCCGCCGCTGCGCGCTCAGGCGGTCGCGTCGCTGGGCGCGGCACCGGCGGAGGTGGCCCCGGCGTACGAGGAGGTGCTCCCCCTGCTTCCCGAGCCGGCACGTCTCGCGCCCGCGGCGGCCTCCGTCGTCGAGCTCGCCGAGGAGGTGGGGGCGGCACTGGCGTCCGACACCGGCGTGACCGGCTTCGAACGCGCCCTGGACGGGCTGGTGCGCCACGCCCACCGCGACCGGGACGCCCTGCTGGAGGCGCTGGAACCGGTGGTCTCCCGCCGATGGTGGGACGGCGCCGATCCGTTCCACGACCTGCGGATGGACCATCAATTCGGCGACTCCCGGGGCGGCTTCGACGGGTTCGCGGGCCTGGATCTGCTGCTCATCACGCTGCGGGGAAAGCTGAGCACCGCCAGGCTGCACGCCGCGATCCGGCCGGGGGCACCGCACCGGACCTGCGTGCACGGCGCGCTCTCCCGGGCCTTCGACGCCCGCCTGTGGGAGGTGGCGTACCGGATCCGCACGGATCCCCTGCCGTTCCTGCTCTCGACGCCCACCTGGAGCACGGGCCTGCTGGAGCCGGACGAGCTGGTGGAGCGGCTCGACGCGTACCGGCGCCTGGGGGCGCGCGTGTCGGCCGCCGACTTCGCGCAGGCGCTGCTGCGGGTGCGGCGCGGGGACCGTCCGGCGGCAGCGGCCGCGGCGGAGCGGGCGGCGGCCCTCGGTACGACGGAGGGAAGGCGACTCGCCCGCTGGCTGACCGCCGGCGCTCCCGTGCTGCCGGCGATCCGGCGCCGCGCATCGGGGCCGCACATACTGGCGGAGTCCGGTGAGCTTCCCGCATGGCAAGAGGACCTCCCCGACGCCTTCCGCGCACTGGGGAGGCCGTCCAGCGCCTTCGCGCAAAGCCGGTACTGCGCCCACTGGAGCGGCTCCGCGCACCCCCACTGGCTGGCCGTGCTGCCCGAACTGCGTGAACTGGTGGCCGTGCGGATCCTCCGGGACCTGTCCGCCGTGGCCGTGGACGGCAGCCGGGGCGCGGCCTCCGTCCTTCCGCTGCTCGCCGAGTCCGGCGGCGAGGCCGGCGAGGCGACGCGCCTGTGCGTGGCGTACGGACTGGGCGCCCGGCACCCCGAGGACCGGCTGGCCGCCGTGGACGCGCTGCTCGTCCTCGCCGCGCGCGGACAGCTGGACGCCACCCGCCTCGGCGCGGACCTCGGTGAGCTGGTGCGGCTCGGTGCGGTGAAGCCGCTGCGGCTGGCGGAGTCGCTGCGCACGGCCGCTTCCACCGGGGCGTACGCCACCGTGTGGGGCCTGCTCGGCCACGCGTTGCCGCCGCTGCTCTCCGACCTCGCCGCCGACGGACCGGCCGGTCCGGTGCGAGGGCTCGGTGATCTGCTGGCCGTCGCGGCCGAGTGCGCCGAGCGGTCCGGTGCGCGGGGCGACCTGCCGCACCTGGCACGGGCGGCGGACCGGCGCGGCTCGTCGCGCCTGGTCGTGGAGGCCCGCCGGCTGCGCGGCGCGCTGGCCATGGAGGTGGCCGCCTGA